One Silene latifolia isolate original U9 population chromosome 4, ASM4854445v1, whole genome shotgun sequence DNA segment encodes these proteins:
- the LOC141652793 gene encoding succinate dehydrogenase assembly factor 2, mitochondrial-like, giving the protein MAMLRRTASSLTRLVNFSIASRHHANTTFAAPSISTSNLFTKLQDFSTTQRSFSTEIDFSDSEIRRRTLNRLLYRSKQRGLLELDLVLGKWVEDNIDSMDENGVKSLIQVLDLENPDLWRWLSGQEAPPESVIENPVFTAIREKVAINLDSYAAPETRATPGQPWVRGWDDIKKGKDSPVSGNQ; this is encoded by the exons ATGGCGATGTTACGAAGAACAGCTTCTTCTCTTACTCGCCTCGTCAATTTCTCCATTGCTTCTCGCCACCATGCCAACACCACCTTTGCTGCTCCTTCAATTTCTACCTCCAATTTATTCAC GAAGTTGCAGGATTTTTCGACGACGCAGCGATCATTTTCGACTGAAATTGATTTTTCTGATTCAGAAATTAGACGCCGAACTCTAAACAg GTTGCTGTATAGGAGCAAGCAACGAGGGTTGTTGGAATTGGATTTGGTTCTAGGAAAGTGGGTCGAAGACAATATTGATTCCATGGATGAAAATGGAGTCAAATCGCTCATCCAAGTTCTTGATCTG GAAAACCCAGACTTGTGGAGGTGGTTGAGTGGACAGGAAGCACCACCTGAGTCGGTCATTGAGAACCCT GTTTTCACTGCTATTCGAGAGAAGGTTGCAATCAATCTAGACAGCTATGCAGCTCCAGAGACGCGAGCAACACCAGGACAACCATGGGTCAGAGGATGGGATGATATTAAGAAGGGCAAAGACAGTCCTGTCTCCGGGAATCAGTAA
- the LOC141652800 gene encoding uncharacterized protein LOC141652800, whose product MMGDDVNGDEGKTIKEQHKISLMRAYVESRDPASKEEDDLMLRRFLRARDLDVEKASSLFLKYLKWKKSFMPNGHISEDEIKYDLSQNKLFIGGLDKIGRPITLVYGGRHFQNPKSGGLDEFKKFCAYTLEKIIGRMPPGQEKFTAIADVKGWGYSNSDIRGYLGALSVLQDCYPERLGKMFIVHAPKVFMTVWKMIYPFIDDNTKKKIVFVDSKQLKSTLLEDIEESQIPDVYGGKLPFTPIQDA is encoded by the exons ATGATGGGGGATGATGTCAATGGAGATGAAGGAAAGACAATCAAGGAACAGCATAAAATCTCCCTTATGAGAGCCTATGTCGAATCTCGTGATCCCGCCTCTAAG GAGGAAGATGACTTAATGTTGCGGAGATTCTTAAGAGCACGAGATTTAGATGTCGAGAAGGCCTCTTCATTATTTTTGAAGTACCTGAAATGGAAGAAGAGTTTCATGCCAAACGGTCATATCTCAGAGGACGAGATAAAGTACGATCTTTCACAAAACAAGTTGTTTATTGGAGGATTAGATAAGATTGGGAGACCTATTACTCTTGTTTATGGAGGTAGACATTTCCAAAATCCCAAATCTGGGGGTCTTGATGAGTTCAAGA AATTTTGTGCCTACACTCTCGAAAAGATAATCGGAAG GATGCCGCCCGGACAGGAAAAGTTTACAGCAATAGCAGATGTAAAAGGATGGGGATACTCTAACAGTGATATCCGGGGATATCTTGGTGCTCTCTCTGTTCTCCAG GACTGTTACCCAGAAAGATTAGGGAAGATGTTCATAGTTCATGCCCCTAAAGTCTTTATGACTGTATGGAAGATGATCTACCCCTTCATTGACGATAACACTAAGAAAAAG ATAGTTTTTGTGGACAGCAAACAACTGAAATCAACCTTGCTAGAAGACATTGAGGAAAGCCAAATACCTGACGTATATGGAGGAAAGCTGCCATTCACACCGATCCAAGATGCCTGA